In a genomic window of Pirellulaceae bacterium:
- a CDS encoding sulfatase — MHITRISRCPSYIFALLVAVVTFGNPISLSADDRPNILFLFSDDHAIKSISAYGGPFAEVAPTPNIDRIAREGAVFLNSFCANSICGPSRATILTGKHSHKNGFMRNTGKGFNQSQWTVAKALQQGGYHTAVIGKWHLKTEPVGFDYWEIVPGQGSYYNPVFIQMDGERKQFEGYATDLTTDKAMRWMETRDKSKPFFLMCQHKAPHRTFAPALRHLGSFDNVKIPEPTTLFDDYQNRSQTLAGNEMEIDRHFDWAYDAKVRKDERGDVILPAPDRYGTPEYNRMTDSQKATWNAFFGPRNRDFLKDFKSEKLSHHDIVRWKYRRYMRNYLSTVKAVDESVGRMLDYLEENGLAENTIVIYSSDQGFYLGEHGWYDKRWMFEESFRMPFLIRWPGTVAPNRRPTELIQNIDYAPTFMEIAGLASPADIQGRSIVPLLNGDNREWRNSLYYAYYELGEHAVPQHFGVRTDQHKLIYFPKTEEWNLFDLKQDPDEMISVHNEPAYRDTRKSLEAEFVRLREQFDAPPFP, encoded by the coding sequence TTGCACATCACGAGAATCTCTCGCTGCCCCAGTTACATCTTTGCCCTCCTGGTCGCGGTCGTCACATTTGGCAATCCAATTTCGCTCAGCGCGGACGACCGACCTAACATTCTATTTCTTTTTTCCGATGATCACGCCATCAAATCAATCTCAGCCTACGGTGGTCCCTTCGCCGAGGTCGCACCCACACCCAACATTGATCGGATCGCACGCGAAGGGGCCGTATTCCTCAATTCTTTCTGCGCGAATTCGATCTGTGGCCCCTCGCGAGCAACGATTCTCACAGGGAAGCACAGCCACAAGAACGGCTTCATGCGAAACACAGGCAAAGGATTTAACCAGAGTCAATGGACGGTCGCCAAAGCCTTGCAGCAGGGCGGCTATCACACCGCAGTAATCGGCAAGTGGCATTTAAAAACCGAACCCGTCGGATTTGATTACTGGGAAATCGTGCCTGGGCAGGGTAGCTATTACAATCCTGTATTCATCCAAATGGATGGAGAGCGAAAACAGTTTGAGGGCTATGCAACCGATCTCACGACCGACAAAGCGATGCGATGGATGGAAACGCGTGATAAATCCAAGCCATTCTTCTTGATGTGTCAGCACAAAGCGCCCCATCGGACATTTGCGCCAGCGTTACGTCATCTAGGGAGCTTCGACAACGTGAAAATCCCGGAGCCGACCACGCTATTTGACGACTATCAGAATCGCAGCCAAACGCTAGCCGGCAACGAGATGGAAATCGATCGCCACTTCGATTGGGCCTATGACGCAAAAGTTAGAAAAGACGAACGGGGCGATGTGATCCTACCAGCGCCAGACCGCTATGGCACGCCCGAATACAATCGCATGACAGATTCTCAAAAGGCCACTTGGAATGCATTCTTCGGTCCACGAAATCGTGATTTCCTCAAAGATTTCAAATCTGAAAAACTCAGTCATCATGACATCGTTCGGTGGAAATATCGGCGTTATATGCGGAATTATCTCAGCACGGTGAAAGCAGTCGACGAAAGTGTCGGGCGGATGCTCGATTATCTGGAAGAAAATGGATTGGCCGAAAACACGATTGTCATTTATTCATCCGATCAAGGGTTCTACCTGGGCGAGCATGGATGGTATGACAAGCGATGGATGTTTGAGGAATCATTTCGGATGCCATTTCTGATCCGTTGGCCGGGAACGGTGGCCCCCAACAGGCGACCGACCGAGCTAATTCAAAACATCGATTATGCGCCAACATTCATGGAGATCGCTGGGCTCGCAAGCCCCGCCGATATCCAAGGGCGCTCAATTGTTCCCCTGCTGAATGGTGACAACCGTGAGTGGCGTAACTCTCTTTACTATGCCTACTATGAGTTAGGCGAGCATGCGGTTCCACAGCACTTTGGAGTTCGCACCGACCAACATAAACTGATTTATTTCCCGAAAACCGAAGAGTGGAATTTGTTCGATCTTAAACAAGATCCAGACGAAATGATCAGTGTCCACAATGAACCGGCTTATCGAGACACTCGAAAATCGCTTGAGGCGGAATTCGTACGTTTGCGTGAACAATTCGATGCGCCACCATTTCCGTAG
- a CDS encoding nucleotidyltransferase family protein: MHPEITLIESSHRLLLRSALCANEDAVAAWQEWIADYGFASIDEKTRDLLPLIHSNLKRAETQYSWPQQLDHRGHLCQLVNRDRIRVMASVVGVLGDAGIPCMALKGAALILAYYDELGLRPMGDFDILVPTVQGDQALSLLQNHQWEFCEALTGKESEIATDTMPGVNLVNENDDKCDLHWHLLHDCCFPDADLVFWDQATSLKCYGQRVWIPSPTDMLLHICVHGSMRNGAPTTRWIPDAVAVMRKSDSQIDWDRLLAEAKTRSFVLILQRALQAIDEVLEVSIPAAFRERLANTSVSYRERVEYGIRLRDKNYKFTLVGRWCQLSRYHPDRNLCWKVGYFPSFLLKVWHIHRYRDLFPHLFQSISMYFWRHTSLKRLNDEDC; this comes from the coding sequence ATGCACCCAGAAATTACACTCATCGAGAGTTCCCATCGGCTTTTGTTGCGGTCGGCGCTGTGTGCCAACGAGGACGCGGTTGCCGCGTGGCAGGAATGGATTGCTGACTATGGTTTCGCATCGATTGATGAAAAAACTCGTGATCTGCTGCCACTCATTCACAGCAATCTGAAACGCGCCGAGACGCAATACTCATGGCCTCAGCAGTTGGACCATCGTGGCCACCTCTGTCAGTTGGTGAATCGAGATCGAATTCGCGTGATGGCAAGCGTGGTGGGGGTGCTCGGTGATGCTGGGATTCCCTGTATGGCACTTAAAGGGGCTGCGTTGATCCTCGCCTACTACGACGAACTTGGACTTCGTCCTATGGGGGATTTCGACATTTTGGTGCCCACGGTGCAAGGCGATCAAGCGCTGAGTTTACTGCAGAACCATCAATGGGAATTTTGTGAGGCACTGACTGGCAAGGAATCGGAGATTGCGACCGATACCATGCCCGGTGTGAATTTGGTTAATGAGAATGATGACAAATGCGACCTGCATTGGCATCTCTTGCACGATTGCTGCTTTCCTGATGCCGATCTTGTTTTCTGGGACCAAGCGACTTCGCTGAAGTGTTATGGTCAGAGGGTTTGGATCCCGTCACCCACCGATATGCTTTTGCATATCTGTGTGCATGGCTCGATGCGCAACGGAGCTCCGACTACTCGCTGGATTCCCGATGCGGTGGCTGTGATGAGAAAATCCGACAGCCAGATTGACTGGGATCGTTTGTTGGCCGAGGCCAAGACAAGATCCTTTGTATTGATCCTGCAACGTGCCTTGCAGGCGATTGATGAAGTTTTGGAAGTATCGATTCCAGCAGCATTTCGTGAACGTCTAGCCAACACGTCTGTTTCCTATCGTGAACGCGTTGAATATGGCATTCGACTTCGCGATAAGAATTACAAATTCACGTTGGTGGGACGCTGGTGTCAGTTGTCTCGCTATCATCCCGATCGAAATCTTTGCTGGAAGGTCGGGTATTTTCCCTCGTTCTTGCTGAAAGTTTGGCACATTCATCGCTATCGCGATCTTTTTCCCCATCTCTTTCAATCCATTTCGATGTATTTTTGGCGGCATACTTCGCTGAAGCGTTTGAATGACGAAGATTGTTGA
- a CDS encoding alpha/beta hydrolase, which translates to MKDQLIILPGFGGNAALWEHQSTHLKEIADPSIIANATENRVKKMADLILDQCQSSFHLVGHSLGGWIAQWVAIKAPHRVKTLTLLGTWPGDSSPALLKTFREMLTQVNSGKRESMLDAIRPTTVRPDHLNDEFLMQTLKTAQDRFPTADLINQIQSEIHSESTTNYLNQITCPTLVIHGRQDAFFSLKIQQNICDKIPKANLTVVEDCGHMLPIEQPQAVTSLIRLQLQFHS; encoded by the coding sequence ATGAAAGACCAACTCATCATTCTGCCGGGGTTCGGAGGAAACGCTGCTCTCTGGGAACATCAATCTACACATTTAAAAGAAATCGCAGATCCAAGCATCATCGCCAACGCGACTGAGAATCGCGTGAAAAAGATGGCCGATCTCATCTTAGACCAGTGTCAATCGTCGTTTCATTTAGTCGGACACTCGTTGGGTGGATGGATCGCTCAGTGGGTCGCGATCAAAGCGCCTCATCGTGTCAAAACGTTGACCTTGCTCGGCACCTGGCCGGGAGACTCGTCACCCGCACTGCTCAAAACCTTCCGAGAGATGCTCACTCAAGTTAATTCGGGAAAACGAGAAAGCATGCTCGATGCGATCAGACCCACAACGGTCCGTCCGGATCATCTCAACGATGAGTTCCTTATGCAGACGCTAAAAACCGCCCAGGATCGGTTTCCAACAGCAGACTTGATTAATCAAATTCAGTCAGAAATTCACAGCGAATCAACAACGAACTATTTGAATCAAATCACCTGCCCAACCCTCGTCATTCACGGCCGACAAGACGCTTTTTTCTCTCTGAAGATTCAGCAAAACATCTGCGACAAAATCCCCAAGGCAAACTTGACCGTTGTTGAAGATTGCGGCCACATGTTACCGATCGAGCAACCACAGGCAGTCACCTCACTAATCCGTCTACAGCTCCAATTCCACAGCTAA
- a CDS encoding DUF1501 domain-containing protein, translating to MFSLQLSRRDALRGSIGLTLPTLLQLRAHSASPKRSAKSCIIIYLWGGIAHQESWDPKPHASSDLRGEFKAISTATPGIQFCEHIPLMANHSNKLAVVRSLHHTIGGHGGALYNSITGQRAPEGKAKDRKNWPSITSMLSKFRDSDAGTPRAICMPYLNYDNGALIQGQFGGWLGGKYDPIMMRTPAGKPYGGTSRYTNHELDLKLNMKRERAFHRQGLLNHLERQVGTQSDFSEHNLFRTMAEDMLLSSPVKEAYNLENEDPRIRVMYGDHIGGQSMLLARRLTEAGVPIVQVNAGAGDLAGGGGDNWDTHRDHFPKMKKRLLPVFDRSISALLTDLEQRGSLEETLVAVLTDFGRTPKINNNGGRDHYPAVYSQILAGGGIRGGQVYGSSDVQGAAPHDNPCTPADFHATVYRAMGIDPREELRDAAGRPFQICHGKPLPLF from the coding sequence ATGTTTTCCCTTCAGCTCTCACGCCGAGATGCATTGCGAGGCAGCATTGGTCTAACACTACCAACGCTACTTCAATTGCGCGCTCATTCGGCTTCACCAAAACGGTCGGCAAAGTCGTGCATCATTATTTACCTGTGGGGGGGTATTGCACATCAAGAATCCTGGGATCCCAAACCGCATGCCTCGTCAGACTTGCGGGGTGAGTTCAAAGCGATTTCAACCGCGACTCCGGGCATTCAATTCTGCGAACACATCCCCTTGATGGCCAACCATTCCAATAAGCTCGCGGTAGTGCGTTCACTTCATCACACGATCGGCGGCCACGGTGGAGCTCTCTACAACAGCATCACGGGGCAACGGGCGCCAGAGGGTAAGGCCAAAGACCGAAAAAACTGGCCTTCCATCACCTCGATGCTCTCCAAGTTTCGTGATTCAGATGCTGGAACACCACGCGCAATTTGCATGCCTTATTTGAACTACGACAACGGAGCGTTGATTCAAGGTCAATTCGGGGGTTGGCTGGGTGGAAAATACGATCCGATCATGATGCGAACTCCCGCCGGAAAACCGTACGGCGGCACTTCCCGATACACAAACCACGAGTTGGATTTGAAGCTGAACATGAAGCGGGAGCGAGCGTTCCATCGGCAAGGATTGCTCAACCATTTGGAACGGCAGGTCGGCACACAATCCGATTTCTCAGAACACAATCTTTTCCGTACGATGGCCGAAGATATGCTACTGAGTTCGCCGGTCAAAGAAGCTTACAACCTCGAAAACGAAGACCCAAGAATCCGCGTCATGTACGGTGATCATATCGGCGGCCAAAGTATGTTGCTCGCGCGCCGACTGACCGAGGCGGGGGTTCCCATTGTTCAGGTAAATGCCGGAGCCGGTGATCTTGCAGGGGGTGGAGGCGACAACTGGGACACCCATCGAGATCACTTTCCCAAAATGAAAAAACGTCTCTTACCCGTCTTTGATCGATCGATTTCCGCCTTGCTTACCGATTTGGAACAACGCGGTTCCCTCGAGGAAACCTTGGTCGCTGTACTGACTGACTTCGGTCGCACTCCCAAGATCAACAATAATGGTGGACGCGACCATTACCCCGCAGTCTACTCGCAGATCTTAGCCGGCGGTGGAATTCGCGGCGGTCAGGTTTACGGCAGCAGCGACGTCCAGGGTGCCGCGCCCCATGACAACCCTTGCACGCCCGCAGACTTTCACGCAACCGTCTATCGAGCCATGGGGATCGATCCACGTGAGGAATTACGAGATGCTGCCGGTCGCCCCTTTCAGATCTGTCATGGGAAACCACTACCCTTATTTTGA
- a CDS encoding PqqD family peptide modification chaperone, translating to MHQHLIKWKSDFAAARNSLLAQVDSEFVLWIDSDEILLSFSELDWSHLQGDLHAVRICDEANLTATTRVRCHRNSANVSWVGAIHEQLRSTSEANDCPRTLPGILIIHEGYEDPLSYPEKYQRNLTIATEQIDKGEASHGAMSVLASSGGNNRSEENVRRWLQCFEHPDVRPSNYVDRRHVAAAVLCELGHPESALSVLSRNPLILSLQLAVLADGLRVTGEIDEERLCFVEKVLRHGAFDHNYPLPTELLGQSRDGILSYLNQIVEEWTVDDNEAEVSFGPETRFARSDRIEEEEFDGDRVLLHMDTRKVIVLNATAAVMWQALAWRVTRAELLDLLKEAHPESSTSELEESLSQTLAILHKESFLEICESNK from the coding sequence GTGCATCAGCACCTGATTAAATGGAAAAGTGATTTCGCTGCAGCGCGCAATAGTTTGCTGGCCCAAGTCGATTCTGAATTTGTTTTGTGGATCGATAGTGACGAAATACTTCTAAGCTTTTCTGAGCTTGATTGGAGTCACTTGCAGGGCGACTTGCATGCGGTTCGTATCTGTGATGAAGCGAATTTGACGGCCACGACTCGAGTGCGCTGTCATCGAAACAGTGCCAACGTAAGCTGGGTTGGCGCGATTCACGAACAGCTTCGCTCCACGAGTGAAGCCAATGACTGCCCCCGAACCTTGCCAGGGATCTTGATCATTCATGAAGGTTACGAAGATCCTCTCTCGTATCCAGAAAAGTATCAGCGAAATCTGACGATCGCTACGGAGCAAATTGACAAAGGGGAAGCATCGCATGGGGCGATGTCAGTCTTGGCCAGTTCAGGTGGTAACAATCGGTCGGAGGAAAACGTGCGACGGTGGCTGCAATGTTTTGAGCACCCTGATGTGCGTCCATCCAACTATGTCGACCGACGGCACGTTGCCGCCGCGGTGCTTTGTGAACTCGGCCACCCAGAATCCGCTCTATCAGTGTTGAGTCGCAATCCGCTCATTCTTTCACTTCAGTTGGCGGTCCTGGCAGACGGACTTCGTGTCACGGGAGAAATCGATGAAGAACGCCTTTGTTTTGTGGAAAAGGTTTTGCGGCACGGGGCGTTTGATCATAATTATCCATTGCCAACTGAGCTCCTGGGGCAGAGTCGTGATGGGATTTTGAGTTACCTAAATCAAATTGTTGAGGAGTGGACTGTGGACGATAATGAAGCTGAAGTTTCTTTTGGTCCGGAAACTCGGTTTGCCAGAAGTGACCGTATTGAGGAAGAGGAATTTGACGGTGACCGCGTGTTGCTGCATATGGATACTCGAAAGGTCATTGTGCTGAACGCGACCGCCGCCGTCATGTGGCAAGCGCTCGCTTGGCGAGTTACGCGTGCGGAGCTACTCGATCTATTGAAGGAAGCTCATCCTGAATCGTCTACAAGTGAGCTGGAAGAATCCCTATCACAAACATTGGCTATCCTTCACAAAGAGAGCTTTCTCGAAATCTGTGAATCAAACAAATAA
- a CDS encoding pectate lyase translates to MHQRSFPTTDVIFNLQLNKLSPWAHILLWGLFLVPTNSPAQLTFDKQLGHYKDLSYAALSEEGLSWEQRASLFGGETAHYEELSDSERKTKTDDLQVLLARIEERENQRWADPKLLSRVEEEVRNWLNQQAAIEIANSYVGADVQRLRTTTVGLLRGYEIFGDQNYLKSALRSADVILKAQWAQGHWPWGDLSADFVRIQDGFNNEPFWIMLYAHKVSGDPKYLSSARRCADLLLRLQRNNGGWPDQWSFSGKGSGHTGVRDGVSFNDNATNSCFQMMIMMYHLTGDRKYIAKLNRLGDFIAEANLGEGDVVGWCEQYHDNGTPVRARQYEIELPYPRAFTRGVGPLLIWLYLIDGNESHMDLLRRAYAWHEHVRQQEIAPQVLGHWRAMSEAWTPSHHILSENFLMEYQPGWPDAWLPDGSNWGRVLSFKLMAWNPLTVEQKNKYGKLIDHDWPPVSRLAELATSRQNPPRDYNMYVFCHSGMGNSLSEIRRALLEHKRGGRASLQKYYSNTTRYTPDQYLQARIDAAHRVLDLRNRRLAYPYLGRPGYSGISTMSDFRFIGSKGRWYGNRNSKWGQAFQQVYPSNNVVWYQWQLVYDAKLARGEISPDAAARGGRGLESVATQTHLDSWDVLGEWGMACHELENHFDLRVKSQQNSSPPLQP, encoded by the coding sequence ATGCATCAGCGATCCTTTCCAACAACCGACGTGATTTTCAACCTACAGCTCAACAAGCTTTCGCCTTGGGCTCACATCCTCTTGTGGGGCCTCTTCCTGGTGCCCACCAACAGCCCCGCTCAACTGACGTTTGACAAGCAACTGGGACATTACAAAGATCTTTCCTACGCAGCTCTGTCAGAGGAAGGACTGAGCTGGGAACAACGGGCCAGCCTGTTTGGTGGAGAAACGGCGCACTACGAGGAACTGTCGGATTCAGAACGAAAGACAAAAACTGACGATTTGCAAGTTTTGTTGGCTAGGATCGAGGAACGTGAAAACCAGCGGTGGGCCGATCCGAAATTGCTTTCACGAGTCGAAGAGGAAGTTCGAAATTGGCTGAATCAACAAGCAGCGATCGAGATCGCCAACTCATACGTCGGCGCCGACGTCCAACGCCTCAGAACAACCACCGTTGGCCTATTACGAGGCTACGAAATCTTCGGCGATCAAAACTACTTGAAGTCAGCGTTAAGGTCAGCAGACGTAATCCTCAAAGCTCAATGGGCACAAGGGCATTGGCCTTGGGGCGACCTGAGCGCTGATTTCGTCCGGATCCAAGACGGTTTCAACAACGAACCATTTTGGATCATGCTCTATGCTCATAAAGTGAGCGGCGACCCAAAATACCTGTCTTCCGCGCGTCGATGCGCTGATTTATTGCTCAGATTGCAACGGAACAACGGTGGCTGGCCTGATCAATGGTCGTTCAGCGGAAAAGGATCAGGACATACAGGGGTCCGAGACGGTGTCTCCTTTAATGACAACGCCACGAACTCATGCTTTCAAATGATGATCATGATGTATCATCTGACTGGCGACAGGAAATACATCGCCAAATTAAATCGCTTGGGAGATTTCATCGCGGAGGCCAACTTGGGCGAGGGAGATGTTGTCGGTTGGTGCGAACAATATCATGACAATGGCACGCCAGTCCGAGCGCGCCAATATGAAATTGAATTACCTTACCCACGAGCCTTCACGCGGGGTGTTGGCCCGCTGCTAATCTGGCTCTATTTGATCGACGGGAACGAATCCCACATGGATTTATTGCGTCGTGCCTACGCTTGGCACGAACACGTCCGTCAACAGGAAATCGCCCCCCAAGTGCTAGGCCACTGGCGTGCGATGAGCGAAGCCTGGACACCCTCCCATCACATCTTGTCTGAAAATTTCTTGATGGAATATCAACCGGGTTGGCCCGATGCGTGGCTGCCAGACGGTTCGAACTGGGGACGGGTACTCAGCTTCAAATTAATGGCTTGGAACCCCCTGACCGTCGAGCAGAAAAACAAATATGGCAAGTTGATCGATCACGACTGGCCTCCCGTATCAAGATTAGCAGAGCTGGCGACATCGCGTCAGAATCCGCCTCGCGATTACAACATGTACGTCTTTTGCCATTCGGGCATGGGCAATTCACTATCTGAAATTCGACGTGCGTTACTTGAACACAAGCGAGGCGGTCGCGCATCACTTCAGAAATACTACTCGAACACCACCCGTTATACGCCTGACCAGTACCTGCAAGCCCGCATTGATGCGGCACATCGCGTCTTGGACTTGCGCAACCGACGCTTGGCCTACCCGTACTTAGGGCGACCGGGCTATAGCGGTATCTCGACAATGTCAGATTTCAGATTCATAGGTTCGAAGGGGCGTTGGTACGGCAACCGCAATTCAAAATGGGGGCAAGCCTTTCAACAGGTATATCCTTCAAATAACGTGGTCTGGTATCAGTGGCAACTCGTCTACGACGCAAAGTTAGCGCGTGGGGAAATCAGCCCTGATGCCGCGGCCCGAGGCGGACGCGGCCTCGAATCCGTTGCCACTCAAACTCATCTTGATTCCTGGGATGTGCTCGGTGAATGGGGAATGGCTTGCCATGAATTGGAAAACCACTTTGACTTGAGAGTTAAGAGCCAGCAAAACAGCTCCCCGCCTCTTCAACCTTAA
- a CDS encoding SDR family NAD(P)-dependent oxidoreductase, giving the protein MSVIDQFLMKHEVAVVTGAGGGLGSELAKILASAQAIVVLVDRDPTSLQHLAEDLRKQGRQATAYECDVTDAKAIQQLINKIDNDHGRLDALINCAGILGADDPMFEIEASDWDAVMNVNLKATWQLSTYVTKYMIGKQIDGRIVNISSSLGGRAQRKRIHYATSKAGVEHLTRNMAMELVKDNIRVNCLAPGWLATPMVQDILNGPEGATWRKAIPMGRAADPHELTGALLLLASKASSYMTGTILRVDGGYAYRGIECGD; this is encoded by the coding sequence ATGTCCGTTATCGATCAATTCTTGATGAAGCACGAAGTCGCTGTCGTCACAGGTGCCGGTGGCGGCTTAGGAAGTGAACTCGCGAAGATTCTGGCATCCGCACAGGCAATTGTCGTTCTTGTAGATCGGGATCCAACCTCGTTACAACATCTCGCAGAGGATCTTCGGAAGCAGGGACGTCAGGCGACTGCCTACGAATGTGATGTGACCGACGCCAAAGCAATTCAACAGCTGATTAACAAGATTGACAACGATCACGGACGTTTGGATGCCCTCATCAATTGCGCCGGAATTCTCGGTGCCGATGACCCTATGTTCGAGATCGAAGCGTCCGACTGGGACGCAGTCATGAACGTCAATTTGAAAGCCACCTGGCAGTTGTCTACTTATGTCACCAAGTACATGATTGGCAAGCAGATTGATGGGCGAATCGTTAACATTTCGTCATCACTTGGCGGACGGGCTCAACGAAAGCGAATTCACTACGCAACTTCCAAGGCCGGAGTAGAGCACTTAACACGAAACATGGCGATGGAACTAGTGAAAGACAATATTCGGGTCAATTGTCTGGCCCCTGGCTGGCTGGCGACCCCCATGGTGCAAGACATCTTAAACGGCCCGGAGGGTGCAACGTGGCGCAAGGCGATTCCAATGGGAAGAGCAGCTGATCCACACGAGTTGACCGGAGCGCTGTTATTACTAGCCTCGAAAGCATCTAGTTATATGACAGGAACTATTTTACGAGTGGACGGGGGCTACGCCTATCGCGGAATCGAATGTGGCGATTAA
- a CDS encoding glycosyltransferase family A protein translates to MGELLKTTVCVPCYGPHFELVEELIDAYEKQTVPPDELVISLSESLLCSVPEKYDTPFPVKVIRSEERRFPGENRNVAAEHSSGDILIFNDADDLPSRGRVEIIRQVFASRPNALGVVHDWVANVDAAEFFEQSNTITVEKFSVRPWVKGQGGYANGPVSIRRSVIDHVRWSGMRRAQDVEFFRQLYYFCRASKKYIAYIVDPIYLYRKSLSSERRDPS, encoded by the coding sequence ATGGGTGAGCTGCTCAAAACAACAGTATGTGTCCCTTGTTATGGACCTCATTTCGAACTCGTTGAAGAATTGATTGACGCATATGAAAAGCAGACCGTTCCACCTGATGAACTGGTGATTTCTCTGTCTGAATCGCTGCTTTGTTCCGTGCCGGAAAAATATGACACACCTTTTCCTGTCAAAGTCATTCGCTCCGAGGAACGACGTTTTCCAGGAGAAAATCGGAACGTTGCAGCGGAGCATAGCAGCGGAGATATTTTGATTTTCAACGATGCGGATGATTTGCCATCTCGTGGACGCGTCGAAATCATTCGGCAAGTGTTTGCTTCCCGCCCAAATGCTTTGGGCGTTGTGCATGATTGGGTTGCGAACGTTGACGCAGCAGAGTTTTTCGAGCAATCCAACACGATTACCGTCGAAAAGTTTTCGGTGCGACCTTGGGTCAAGGGGCAAGGAGGGTATGCGAACGGTCCTGTTTCAATTCGTCGGTCGGTGATTGACCATGTTCGGTGGAGTGGGATGCGAAGGGCGCAGGATGTCGAATTCTTTCGGCAGCTGTATTATTTTTGCCGGGCGTCGAAGAAGTACATTGCCTACATCGTTGATCCAATCTATCTTTATCGGAAATCGCTTTCTTCAGAAAGAAGAGACCCGTCGTGA
- a CDS encoding sugar porter family MFS transporter, with amino-acid sequence MSSDKISINKKLVWCIASIAATGGLLFGFDTGVISGALLFLKQDFKLTSGAQEWVVSAVLLGCIAGSAVSGSLVDQLGRRRSIIYTACIFAIGSIWTAFAGNVAALIAGRIVVGLAIGVSSYAVPLYISEISPPQYRGALVSLNQLLLTIGIVVSYIVDDLFANTSESWRAMFFAGVIPAAILGVGMFFLPETPGWLAGKGHDDEAKTILQRLMPGLDTDRELNHLKQATSLNKKESQKQLLSAWLRPALFVGVGIMFIQQATGINTVIYYAPTIFEMAGFTSATTAITATVSVGLVNVLMTLVSIQLVDRIGRKPLLSGGLIGMTISLSGLALGFEFEAEMGAALKWMTITMLFIYIGSFAISVGPIAWLLIAEIYPLQVRGLAMSFATLSNWVFNFIVSITFLTLVERLGKAGTFWLYASIGMVGWLFCRLYIPETKGVALDTIEDNLRRGVPTKHLGQSNSESDSR; translated from the coding sequence ATGAGTTCAGATAAGATCTCCATTAACAAGAAACTTGTGTGGTGCATCGCATCGATTGCAGCAACAGGTGGTTTGCTTTTCGGATTTGACACGGGTGTCATTTCCGGTGCCCTGCTATTTCTCAAGCAGGATTTCAAACTTACTTCTGGTGCTCAGGAATGGGTCGTCAGCGCCGTTTTACTCGGCTGCATTGCGGGTTCGGCCGTCAGCGGTAGCCTGGTCGATCAACTGGGTCGTCGTCGATCCATCATCTACACAGCCTGCATTTTCGCTATCGGATCAATCTGGACCGCCTTCGCTGGAAATGTCGCTGCACTCATCGCTGGCCGTATTGTCGTTGGCTTAGCGATTGGCGTTTCGTCGTATGCGGTACCGCTATACATATCAGAGATATCGCCCCCGCAATATCGAGGAGCCTTGGTTTCACTCAACCAGTTGCTGTTAACAATCGGTATCGTGGTTTCCTACATCGTGGATGATCTTTTTGCCAATACCTCAGAAAGCTGGCGAGCGATGTTTTTCGCAGGCGTAATTCCAGCCGCGATTCTCGGAGTCGGTATGTTTTTCCTGCCAGAAACTCCAGGATGGCTGGCCGGAAAAGGACACGACGATGAAGCCAAAACTATTTTGCAACGCCTGATGCCGGGTCTCGACACTGACAGGGAGCTTAACCATTTAAAACAGGCCACCTCGCTGAATAAGAAAGAATCACAGAAGCAACTGCTGTCAGCCTGGCTACGACCGGCGTTGTTCGTTGGCGTGGGGATCATGTTCATCCAACAGGCAACCGGCATTAACACCGTCATCTATTATGCTCCCACTATTTTCGAAATGGCTGGATTCACATCGGCAACAACGGCCATTACTGCCACCGTAAGTGTCGGACTTGTCAACGTTTTGATGACCCTGGTCTCGATCCAACTCGTCGACCGAATCGGGAGAAAACCGCTCCTCTCCGGCGGTCTGATCGGCATGACTATCAGCCTCAGTGGTTTAGCTCTCGGATTTGAGTTTGAAGCCGAAATGGGCGCCGCACTGAAGTGGATGACGATCACGATGCTCTTTATCTACATCGGATCATTTGCGATTAGTGTCGGTCCCATCGCCTGGTTACTCATCGCCGAGATCTATCCCTTGCAGGTGCGCGGACTTGCCATGAGTTTCGCCACTCTCTCGAACTGGGTATTTAATTTCATTGTTTCAATTACTTTCTTGACCTTAGTAGAAAGGCTTGGAAAGGCGGGTACGTTCTGGCTTTATGCGTCGATCGGGATGGTTGGCTGGTTATTCTGCCGACTCTATATTCCGGAAACGAAAGGCGTTGCCTTGGACACGATTGAAGATAACTTGCGACGCGGCGTACCCACGAAACATCTGGGCCAATCGAATTCAGAATCGGACTCACGTTGA